DNA sequence from the Alosa alosa isolate M-15738 ecotype Scorff River chromosome 2, AALO_Geno_1.1, whole genome shotgun sequence genome:
TTGATTGTTCTGTGTTTGCTCCCTTTAGGTTCACATGCAATTGTCTTTGGTTGtcacttgccttgccttgctcaGGTGCAGGAGGGTAGAGTGAATTTGAAGTCCAGAGAGTCTGGCATTTGGTGCATGTAGCACATTCATTGGACAATTGgcatgtgttcctttttgtgtgggagTATAGTATGTTGGGATCACCTGGATGTGTCTGCTCAGGTGCAGAGCATCAGGTAGGCTAGCGCCAGAAATCCCAGTTTGTCCTTTGGTGCCGGTAGGTGCAATAATTTGGTTAGCAGTCGTAGCACTTGATTGGTGTCTGCTTCGGTGCAGGCCAGCAGGTGTGATTTGGTTTAACTGCTGCTCGCCTAGTCGTTCAGTGTAGTGCCGTAGTCTAGTGCGAGTTTTGGGTCTTAGGTTCTCGCATAGTAAGGTTTGAGTACCATTTTTGAAAATGCGAGGTTTGTGATTTGGTTGCATTGGTTTGATTACTATTTTGTCGGCTTTGTTAATGTTTGTGAGGTTAAGAGAATGTGCGACATATGTTTTTCCGTGACTTGCCACAGGCTGGTCTATGGTCATTGGAACCGTATTAACAAAGTTTTGCTGACATTTGTCTCTGCAATAGGATTCATCTCCTGTGTTTGGTGAGTGCGTTGCACTTCTTTgaagaggggtgagagaggtTGGTTAGATAATTTGGATTTATTTTGCTGTTATTGGCTGAATTTGTCAGAGGTAAATGGCCTTTTGGCTTATGTTGGTCCTAGCCTTTGTAGTTTTGTCTTGTGCCATTGCTTAAAAACATTGTTTGCCACTTTAATGTCCAGTGCTCAGTTTTCCCTGTTAGGCTTTAGTGGCGTTTCCCCTTTGGGTTGCGTCAAGGGGGGTTGTAGTGTTGTGGCAATGCGGTTCGTGTCCATCATCTTTGGGTGATTTGTCTCGGGAGCACGTCCGTGGGAATTTGTGGGGTTGCCTATTGCAGGTCTCTTTGCAAACCCGCTGGTTTAAGGTGCACAACAACCCGCCGCAAATCCACATGAAGACCTGGTGAGTTTAGCTAGCTTTGGGGCAACATAATTAGTGGGAAAACTTTTGGGGTTAGTTTTGCCTCATGATGGTTGAAGTTGTAAACACTGCCATTCTTTTGATTTGCAACTAGTTCATTCTGACTTTGTATTTTGAGCAATGGCACATGATTGAAAATTCCTAAGGTCAGAATTCAATCATTAAATATTGTAATTGAATGTTTTCCATATTggatgtgttttggcctgattgGGATTCAGAAACCTATGGTTTCTGTTTTATGGGGGAGGGTGTGATGGGCCACTAGGCCCTATACTCGTTTTCTCTGCTTGTCTTCAGGTGCTTCAAGAGCTAACGAGCTGATGAGCTGCACCTGAAGGCAGGTGTTTccagttgaaaggctgctgcATCTCCCCTTAGGAGGGGCCATTCTTACTTTGGGTTTTGGACATGCAACACTTCACTCAGACAcattgcaaacacacaacatccatgCATTACTGATGACTGACTTTGACCCACctcacactgtttgtttgttatttggttAGTTTGGTTAATAAATCTATATTTTAGTTAAAGATCCAACCTCTCGACTCCCTCTTTTGTTGTGGCCTTACCCCTAggtcataaaacacacacacacatataaatatacacacacatacatgcacacacatatacactagcTCTCACACCTACATGCAGAGACACCCtcgcacgcacagacatacacactcggGGTTCTATTTTAACGAGCCGAAACTTCTGGTAAataaacaacagacacacacacacacgctcacacagatatacacactcacacacacacacacacagttatatatactctctcactctctcacactcacacacatacatacatacacgcacacagtatatgcacactaactctcacacctcatgcagatacacacacacacaccatatacactgtcacacctacagtacatgcagacacacactcgcacacacagacatacacactcagggttctattttaacAAGCTGAAACTATtggtaaataaacaatgttAACATATTTTGACATTTTGCCATTGGTCTCAGTGTTCATATCAGTGTGGAAAGTCCTGTCAGAATACCCTTattttaacaacaacaaaaaaacaatttgagCAACCTTCAATTTAGAATATCATATTATCCCACCAGTCATAATTGTGACCACTTTTTCCATCTAGGCTAATTttctacttaaaaaaaaataataattcttGATTATTTCAAAGGGTTGATAATAACACatgatttgcatatttgcatgtctgGGGAAAATTTGGGCTTAAATgggttaactgttttgcaaaggggtgtgaaaaatgtgtgaacccaatgaaaatgtgtgaacacattcgcaagagatgacttctgctgtgcacaGAAAGTGTCCATGAAGACCaggtggatcccagtttccttaagcaggtcaaagcaatcgagaaaaactaaGCGATCGAGACCAACTGTAAGCACATCGCACATGAAGGACAGGCTACATAATGCCACCTTGTGGTGACCAGTAAAGCGATCATATTGAGGCTGCtactacagtttttctcgatcgcttTGATGCTCTGACATCACgttttcaaaacagttaacacccatgtctgaacaaaagcactctggccaaaattacaattttgcttgcaaaaggttGTAACTCTCTCAAAAGACTTAAAatatgcagcaaaagcaaattttGCCTTCAGACAACACATCCTGTCAAATCAATGTGTgattttaatcaatcattacacactggacaacaaaatgcaaaatatagttctcaaaatgagcagtTTTTTTATGTCTGTTCAATTTCTTTCTCATGTTTCTGGTATCAGAgcaaaactgtgaaaagactaaatataaaataattgtattcattcctcccaagatgtaactgtcattgacaagTAAGACTTACAGTAAGATGAGTACGAGCATCAAcaacaggagctggagaaggtgtGCAACCCCATCATCACCAAGCTGTACCAGAGTGCCGGTGGAATGCCAGGAGGGATGCCCGGTGGAATGCCAGGCGACTTCCCTGGAGCCGGTGCCGCGCCAGGCGGTGGTGCATCCTCTGGACCAACCATTGAGGAGGTTGACTAAACAGAAAAGGCCAATACTCTGTATCCCAAAACACTTTAAGAGTATATCCCGTGTCACTTCTGCTATTGGCCTATTGTCACGACTGGACACAAATAATTTCCATCATCGTCATTATTCTTACTGCCATCAATAATTATTGAAAAACATATTGAAAGCCTACAACGCTATTTGATGAGTTAGTCACACATACAAGAATATCTTTCTATTCCACACTGGTTATGTAGATCAAAGACCCAGCGTAAACTGGAATTAAATGGAAGACATTTCTAGAATATTCTTGGGCTATTTTGGTGTAATCTCTGCATGACCTCTTTATCCAACCcttaaaaaattattattatttgtagaATAGAGCGTACCATAATGGGCTCACTGCCATTAGACCACGAAATATATGTTAGTTGTGCAGTGGGATTTTAAAGACCCCGTTGGAAAATGCTCGAATGCTTGTACATTTGTTCTGACAGGTGCAGAGAGGAGTCTTCTTTACAGCGAGGAATTTGATTGGTTTACAGCAGAGTGCGGAGATCCGGAAGAGACTATTTCAACGACCGCTCGCTCTACTGCAGTGTCGGAGACAGCGAACGGTTCTCTTAGCAGAGGCAGCATCCCAAATACAGGTAAAACATTTTTGTGACCATCATATTGCCCTTTCTTTATATAATTGCATACTAATAGTAATAGGTTGCCTCTGTAATTATTCCCTGAAGAGTTTACAAGTCGGGTCATTTTGTAGGGTCATTATCACAGTTTACTACTTTGTTTTGGTTAAGTGAATCCGTTGGAAAATAGCTTGCTGGAACCAGATATCGAATGTAATTTATTTGTGCAATGGGTCGGCTTTGAAATGGCCGAGACATGTTATGTCTGTCAAGCTATCAAGATGCTGTGTAGCACTGCAGTCAGTCGGCTACAACCAAATGGCCGGTGCCGGTAGCCGATGACGTTCAGATGTAGGCAGAGCGCAAGCCATACTGCAGTGAGCGTTTTTGTCCTTCAGAAGCGCAGTTGGGGGAGGGTACAGACGTTCATTTCCAGATGGCATGGGAACATCCCTGACAAATCGCATTATCGCTCGAAACACACGCGATAACCTACATCTGATGCCATGGTGTTGATTGCTATATTCCAATGGGCAATATATAGGCTAAACTGTATCTGCgagataaatataaaaaatgatgCATAAGGAATATTTTGTCCCTCTTAACACCGCCCCTTGAGCTTCAGTGTGATACATATATTATTACCTTAAATAAGCACTAtccaggtctggttattcctcgGTTAATATTTCATGCTAACTGACCTAGTTTAAGGTAATTAAGGATATTTGAAACTGATAAAACAACAGCAAGCTACACTCTCGAGCAAATAGAACTGTGTGCACATCAATATTGGACACTTGACAGTATGTTTTCTGCTGTGCTTGGATAAAGTTGCTATGACCTGCAACAAGACagttgaagaaaaaataaacatgctaTGTGATTATAATGTCCGTTTCCGTTGTGACAGATATGTTAAACAGTGTCTACATATGTACGTCTAATTCCTATCAATTACTATAACTTTCCTATGACTTCCCTTTTTACTTGGAACAGAAACCATGTCCAAGGGAACTGCAGTAGGCATTGATCTTGGGACCACATACTCCTGTGTGGGGGTTTTCCAACATGGCAAAGTTGAAATCATTGCCAACGACCAGGGCAACAGGACCACCCCCAGTTATGTTGCCTTCACTGATTCGGAGCGTCTCATTGGAGATGCTGCCAAGAACCAGGTGGCCATGAACCCCACAAACACAGTCTTTGGTAAGAGTGATGTTATACTTTATATTGTCCATTAGTCACAGGATTTTTTCTACTTACTACAAGAAAGCTTTTATTGACTTACTATTTCACATGAATTAATTTCTTTCTCTGCAtgtccattttctctctcagaTGCCAAACGTTTAATTGGCAGGAGGTTTGAAGATACAGTTGTCCAGTCTGACATGAAGCACTGGCCCTTCACCGTCATCAGTGACAGCAGCCGTCCCAAGGTTCAGGTGGAGTACAAGGGTGAGACGAAGAGTTTCTACCCTGAGGAGATCTCCTCCATGGTCTTGGTCAAGATGAAGGAGATTGCTGAAGCTTACCTGGGAAAAGTGAGTCGTAGGTGACCACATCACAACTGTATTACATATACCAGTATTTCTGTCCTACCACTCAAACCTGGTCTTTTTTCTGATTGTCCAAACTTGTTTGCTTTGCAGTCAGTGTCCAATGCTGTCATTACGGTCCCAGCCTACTTCAATGACTCGCAGCGTCAGGCTACCAAGGATGCCGGAACCATCTCAGGCCTCAACGTGCTCCGTATCATCAATGAACCCACAGCTGCAGCTATTGCGTATGGACTCGACAAGAAGGTGACATTTCTGCCAATTCTTATTTGTCACAATTCTGATAATTAAATTTGAGATACTGGAAAAATGCCTTTGTTAGCCATCATTACATTGTGATAGCTATCGTGAATATAAATACTCTTGCATAAGCATAATTTGTATGTCAGTGTGGATTAACTACTTTGATTAGATTAGCCATTAGATTTCCTAAGAAACTGGCAGCCCTCTGTGGTAATTACTTTGTGTCAGCAGTACACattgaagagaaaagaggatgCCTACATTGATTGAAATGCAGATTGCCTACAGTGGATGCCGGCTTATAGTATCTTCACTTATTTTAGTCAGCTGTTTCTTTTAGGTGATTGCTTTAGAAGATAATGTGATCAAAATGTTCTTAATTTGCATCAGGTTGGTGCTGAAAGGAACGTCCTCATCTTCGATCTTGGTGGTGGCACTTTTGACGTGTCCATCCTGACCATTGAGGACGGAATCTTTGAAGTCAAATCTACAGCTGGAGACACTCACTTGGGCGGCGAGGACTTCGACAACCGCATGGTCAACCACTTCATTGCCGAGTTTAAGCGTAAATACAAGAAAGACATCAGCGACAACAAAGAGAGCCGGCCCCGCCCGCCTCCAAGACCGCCTGTGAGAGAGCTAAGCGCACCCTGTCATCAAGCACTCAGGCCAGCATTGAAATCGACTCCCTGTACGAGGGCATCGACTTCTACACCTCCATCACCAGAGCTCGTTTTGAGGAGCTCAACGCTGACCTCTTCCGTGGCACTTTGGACCCTGTTGAAAAGTCCCTCCGTGACGCCAAAATGGACAAGTCCGCAATCCACGACATCGTCCTCGTCGGTGGTTCCACCCGTATCCCCAAGATCCAGAAACTTCTGCAAGATTTCTTCAACGGCAAGGAACTCAACAAGAGCATCAACCCTGACGAGGCTGTTGCTTACGGTGCTGGTAAGTGTGTTATATATATTAGGCATAGTTTAGTAGCAGTAACGCTGTGATGAAGTTGATGTCCAGCCATTCGCAGTTTCCACCAGAGGTTGAAAAACCAAAGATAGCACAAGCACCTTCCTTGGATGTCTGAGCAAGAATCTGCTGCTCTGTCTTAATACATTAGTGGTGGGCTAGATTGATAAAacaattttctttctctccttttcagcTGTCCAGGCTGCCATCCTCTCGGGTGACAAATCAGAAAATGTCCAGGACTTGCTACTTCTGGACGTCACTCCACTGTCTCTGGGTATCGAGACCGCTGGTGGCGTCATGACTGTGCTGATCAAGCGCAACACCACCATTCCGACCAAGCAGACCCAGACCTTCACCACTTACTCCGACAACCAGCCTGGTGTGCTCATTCAGGTCAGTGGAAATAGTGGCTGCTGAATATAGTTATATGTTCTGCCATTCTTTAATGTCAATGATTCATACCAGAGGCTGTGGTGAGGTTTACTAACCTTCCACATGCAGAGCAATGCCAGCTGGCACCCATTACGCTAACCTAGCTGTCAGACTGTAAGATGTCAGCTACTTATGAATAATCTTTGTCATCTTCACAGGTATACGAAGGTGAGCGTGCCATGACCAAGGACAACAACCTGCTGGGCAAGTTCGAGCTGACCGGCATCCCTCCAGCTCCCCGTGGTGTTCCCCAGATTGAGGTGACATTTGACATTGATGCCAACGGCATCATGAATGTCTCTGCTGTTGACAAGAGCACTGGCAAGGAAAACAAGATTACCATCACCAATGACAAAggtgattttttattttcttcatgCTGTACTACACACTGCAATGCTGAGGTGCTTCTTTACATCATGAAATTACCTTACCTCCATTCCTCGGCTTCCTATTAACCTACTATGTCAACATCTGATCAGGTCGTCTCAGCAAGGAGGACATCGAGCGCATGGTCCAGGAAGCTGAAAAATACAAGGCTGAGGATGATGTCCAGCGTGACAAGGTGTCCTCTAAGAACTCCCTGGAGTCGTACGCCTTCAACATGAAGTCCACCGTGGAGGATGAGAAGCTGCAGGGCAAGATCAGCGACGAGGACAAGCAGAAGATTCTTGAAAAGTGCAATGAGGTCATCAGCTGGCTTGACAAGAACCAGGTAAGCAATACAGTTATCATGTCATCTTTTTCAATGTTTTCAATTATCCAGCTTAGAGTAAGTAGCACACTTTAATCTTTAACCTTTAAACCCTTCCAGACTGCTGAGAGGGATGAGTACGAACATCAAcaacaggagctggagaaggtgtGCAACCCCATCATCACCAAGCTGTACCAGAGTGCCGGTGGGATGCCAGGAGGGATGCCCGGTGGAATGCCAGGTGGCTTCCCTGGAGCCGGTGCTGCGCCAGGCGGTGGTGCATCCTCTGGACCAACCATTGAGGAGGTTGACTAAACAGAAAAGGCCAATACTCTGTATCCCAAAACACTTTAAGAGTATATCCGATGTCAGATAAATACTTGGTCATGCCATGTTGGAAGTGActaatactgtacacacacactgggcctaACTGAGTCCTAGACAATTAAAAATCTGCCCCAACAACACTGATTTGAGTCTGTTTTGTCTTTTTCAAAACAAAAGTGTAGTGTGGATATTCATTCAGGTCTGTTTTAGATTGGGCAAAATACTTTTATAATATATAGATTTATTCTCTAAACAGCCTCAGTTAGAACCACAGATGTTTACACAGCAACCACTTTTTTCTACATTGTCCTTGCTAACATAATCTGTACTAAATGCAGATGAATAAATTAGTAACAGATAAGTAATAACCCACTGATAGTgtgacattaaaaaaatatgGGGCTAAGATTCTGTTACTTCACAATGTATCATATTGCAATTGCACATTAATTGGTGTGGTACACACTATGGTGTGCATGTAATGCAATAAGGGACACCACACCAGTTCCCTTTGGTCTTTTTGGCCCACTGAACTTTTTATTGTTGTCATAGCTCTGCCTCATTATTAATGAAAAGTCACTGTAGATTTTACTGATTAGTCACAACTTTTATGATTGATGAATTTCCATTGCCTTATAATGGTTAAAACCGTCTAGCCTTTGACTGATATGTCTCAACCTTACCCAATATATCCTGCATCTCGAGTTCTACACGAACCATATTATGATAACTACATGCAGAATATGATTAATCCTAGGAGAGAAAATAGCAACTtgaaacagtaggcctacgtaTAGGTTTAAATATATgcgcagtgtttcccacataattgaattctatttgtggtggcagTTTAACAGAATTAAtgtgaatgcaacagtttttaacaaattagcgcagcgtgctatgatgctaaccagatttaagcacaatttagtacaacctggaaaatcattgtgtggtggtcaatgttgatattgtggtgggccgccacaaataagtcaatgtatgggaaacactggtgcgTATCTATTTAAATTGTCACCTCGTTATTATATATTGGAGACGGACAGCCATATCTCCACAGACCTGCAATGTCAAAAACTGTCCTCTGAGTGTCAGACTATTCCCATAGCATTTCATTGGTAGCCTATATTATGTTGACGTTTCTTGTCTGTCTATGCGGAAAAGTTTTAAATGATCGTGTGCTGTTACTTTGTGAGCGCAGTAAGACGCCAGGGCTTAAAACACCTTAACAAAACATTTATTGAAAACACAATTCCCCACAGTTCAGCACGACGAATAAAGCAAAAATAAAATCTATCTGACATCTGCTTATAGCCATACGCTGTGTCCAAACTGTCGGTCACTGACTGGGTAGTGACAAGTTAAGGGCAAGAATCCCATTTTACAATCCACAGAGGTCCAAAATGGCTGTTCGTCGTCGTGTTGTGCTCCATACCTCTTTGGTCCTGTTCATGGAGTGCGTCAAATGGGCCCGCAGAACTGCTACCATTTCACTTCTGAGTTTGAGCTAACGAAAATGAACTTACACAATTTTCAAATCACACAAAACGTTTTTCAACCCATAACAGCGTTGTAGGAAATGTTCTTTATGAGAGACTGATGACTAGTGTCTTCTCTCAGAGGCGCTGGGCTTTCATGCCCACGGTACTTGTGATCATTTGCTTTTTGCTGGCTTCTCCGTTTTCTTAGGCAAAAGCACGGCCTGGATATTTGGCAGTACTCCTCCTTGAGCAATGGTCACACCACCAAGGAGTTTGTTAAGTTCTTCGTCGTTGCGCACAGCTAGTTGCAGGTGGCGCGGAATGATTCTTGTTTTCTTGTTGTCTCTGGCGGCGTTGCCTGCCAATTCCAGGATCTCAGCTGTCAGATATTCCAGTACAGCTGCCAGATATACTGGAGCTCCAGCGCCAACGCGTTCGGCGTAGTTACCCTTGCGAAGAAGTCTGTGAACTCGTCCTACAGGGAACTGTAAACCAGCTCTTGACGACCGTGATTTAGCCTTAGCGCGCGCTTTCCCTCCTGTTTTGCCTCTCCCGGACATTGCGGTTACTTTAATCTACGGTTATTTTTTGATCATACAGTGTATATTCTCACCCAGACTCTCCACAGCCATTCAACAATGATGTAAACTGGGATTGGTATATATACCGCTAGGATTTCTCTGATTGGTCATTTTGCATTGCACAGTTTTCACCAATGATAGAATGTTACGCATATGACGTTAAACCAATGAccaatggcaaagcatgttttgTTTAGCTACATTTACATGATAGCGCTATAAATATTTAGTGTGGCATGTACAGAGACTGAGCTTCAGTTTGTGTTGAATACGACAAAGTTAAGCTATGCCAGATCCAGCAAAGTCCGCACCTGCCCCCAAAAAGGGATCCAAAAAGGCCGTTACCAAGACACAGAAGAAGGGAGATAAGAAGCGCCGCAAAACAAGGAAAGAGAGCTATGCAATATATGTGTATAAAGTGTTAAAGCAGGTCCATCCAGATACCGGATAACACATCTCCTCCAAAGCAATGGGCATAATGAATTATTTTGTTAATGACATCTTCGAGCGAATTGCTGGCGAAGCGTCACGTCTTGCCCACTACAACAAGCGCTCGACAATCACATCCAGAGAAATTCAGACTCCTGTGCGCTTGCTTCTGCCCGGGGAGTTGGCCAGGCACACCGTTTCCGAAGGTACCAAAGCCGTGACGAAGTACACAAGCTCCAAGTGAAACGGCCAAAGACAAGGAGCGCAAGATTTATTTTCTGCAGGAAGATTTGAGCTGTTTGTGATTTATGGTGTTACCTGCCTTACTCTGTTCCTGACAAATGGACAAAAGGCGTTATATAATTGCAGTAGCTTCTGTTGCATGTGTTAAATCATATTCAGCCAATACACCACTGGGAAAAGGAAGTGTACGTGTCTCATCATTTGTAGTGCCCCGCTTGGGAGGAGCCGCTCCCACTTCAAAGAGTAACCCAGTGTTACCTTGATGCAAAATGTGACAGGTGTCATCTGCCAGTAGAGTGCTTGGCAACAGAATATTCCGTCCACTGTATCGGAACAATTCGTATTAAAAAAATCATGTTGTGTACAACCCGAGTGGGCGTTTGAATAATCTGCATATCTACATCCTTTTCCTTTTAGCTCGATTATGAGGCGGACACATGCACATTACTTCAACAC
Encoded proteins:
- the LOC125291127 gene encoding histone H2A; translation: MSGRGKTGGKARAKAKSRSSRAGLQFPVGRVHRLLRKGNYAERVGAGAPVYLAAVLEYLTAEILELAGNAARDNKKTRIIPRHLQLAVRNDEELNKLLGGVTIAQGGVLPNIQAVLLPKKTEKPAKSK
- the LOC125291128 gene encoding LOW QUALITY PROTEIN: histone H2B 3 (The sequence of the model RefSeq protein was modified relative to this genomic sequence to represent the inferred CDS: substituted 1 base at 1 genomic stop codon), giving the protein MPDPAKSAPAPKKGSKKAVTKTQKKGDKKRRKTRKESYAIYVYKVLKQVHPDTGXHISSKAMGIMNYFVNDIFERIAGEASRLAHYNKRSTITSREIQTPVRLLLPGELARHTVSEGTKAVTKYTSSK